A stretch of the Nosocomiicoccus ampullae genome encodes the following:
- a CDS encoding lysophospholipid acyltransferase family protein, translating into MFYKIMKIFVTLYYRVTHKITVIGEENVPKEGPVLLAANHKSLHDPPVVGISVKREMSFFAKSELFENKIFGAAIRNLNAIPVNRGKGDRAALKTSIEALKEGRMLLMFPEGTRNKTGKNELAPLQEGASFIAMSAKAPIVPVAIRGSYKGKDGVTIIFGQPIYTKQLREEGYKRKDITKILENNLNNLLNGPLHLDKTDNL; encoded by the coding sequence ATGTTTTACAAAATTATGAAAATATTTGTTACTTTATATTACAGAGTAACGCATAAAATAACAGTTATCGGAGAAGAAAATGTCCCAAAAGAAGGCCCCGTTTTACTCGCAGCCAATCATAAGTCTTTACATGATCCGCCTGTCGTTGGCATATCTGTTAAACGTGAGATGTCGTTTTTTGCTAAATCTGAGCTTTTTGAAAATAAAATATTCGGTGCAGCAATTAGAAATTTAAACGCAATTCCAGTAAATAGAGGTAAGGGCGACCGTGCGGCTTTAAAAACTTCAATTGAAGCATTGAAAGAGGGCAGGATGCTACTTATGTTCCCTGAGGGAACGAGAAATAAAACTGGTAAAAATGAGTTAGCACCACTGCAAGAAGGCGCGAGCTTTATCGCAATGAGTGCAAAAGCACCAATTGTACCTGTTGCAATTCGAGGTAGTTATAAAGGCAAAGATGGTGTTACAATTATATTTGGTCAACCAATATACACGAAGCAATTACGTGAAGAAGGGTATAAGAGAAAAGATATTACTAAAATTTTAGAAAATAATCTAAATAATTTGTTAAATGGTCCATTACACCTTGACAAAACGGACAATTTATAG
- the rpsA gene encoding 30S ribosomal protein S1, whose product MTNEEKFEEVENTEETVNSKYNEGDVVTGKVSKVEEKFVEVELEDGTKGIVPISQLTSKRIETTDEVVSLEDEVTAKVIKIEDENTVVISVRQHETEEAYSELQSKKDNDEVIQAEVIEVVPAGLVVNVGARGFIPASLISTQFVEDLNQFDGQTLEVKVEDVDPSNNRIILNRRVLEEAAEKEELLKNFDSLEEGSVVEGEVVRTTNFGAFVNVNGIDGLVHISEISYERVESVEDAVNIGDIVNVKVLSVDKDNERLSLSIKQAGESPFEEFSNEHEVGDIVKGTVKRLVDFGAFVEVAPGVEGLVHISEISYDHVEHPEDVLKPEQEVEVKIIGFNEEEEKTSLSIKATQEKPKRQPQTQNKEKTVYKDDEDDAPTLRDILGDKLKDLGL is encoded by the coding sequence ATGACTAACGAAGAAAAATTTGAAGAAGTAGAAAACACTGAAGAAACTGTAAACTCAAAATACAACGAAGGTGACGTTGTTACTGGTAAAGTTTCTAAAGTTGAAGAAAAATTTGTTGAAGTTGAATTAGAAGATGGTACTAAAGGAATTGTTCCAATTAGTCAATTAACTTCTAAACGTATTGAAACAACAGACGAAGTGGTTAGTCTTGAAGATGAGGTTACTGCTAAAGTAATTAAAATTGAAGATGAAAACACTGTTGTGATTTCAGTACGTCAACATGAAACTGAAGAAGCATATAGTGAGTTGCAAAGTAAAAAAGACAATGACGAAGTCATCCAAGCAGAAGTAATTGAAGTTGTACCAGCTGGTTTAGTAGTAAATGTTGGTGCACGTGGATTTATACCAGCTTCACTTATTTCTACACAGTTTGTTGAAGATTTAAATCAATTTGACGGACAAACTTTAGAAGTTAAAGTTGAAGATGTTGATCCATCAAATAATCGTATTATTTTAAACAGAAGAGTACTTGAAGAAGCTGCTGAAAAAGAAGAACTTCTTAAAAACTTCGACTCACTTGAAGAAGGTTCTGTCGTAGAAGGTGAAGTTGTTCGTACAACAAACTTTGGTGCTTTCGTTAATGTTAACGGTATTGATGGCTTAGTTCACATCTCTGAAATTAGCTACGAAAGAGTTGAAAGTGTTGAAGATGCTGTGAATATTGGTGACATAGTAAATGTTAAAGTACTTTCAGTCGACAAAGATAATGAAAGATTATCACTTTCAATTAAACAAGCTGGAGAAAGTCCATTTGAAGAATTTTCAAATGAACACGAAGTTGGCGACATTGTTAAAGGTACTGTAAAACGCCTAGTTGACTTTGGTGCTTTTGTTGAAGTTGCACCTGGTGTTGAAGGACTCGTACACATTTCAGAAATTTCATATGATCATGTCGAGCACCCAGAAGATGTATTAAAACCAGAGCAAGAGGTAGAAGTTAAAATCATTGGCTTTAACGAAGAAGAAGAGAAAACTTCATTATCAATTAAAGCAACACAAGAAAAGCCTAAACGTCAACCACAAACTCAAAATAAAGAAAAAACAGTTTACAAAGATGACGAAGATGATGCTCCGACATTAAGAGATATTTTAGGAGATAAACTTAAAGACTTAGGTCTTTAA